The following proteins come from a genomic window of Candidatus Francisella endociliophora:
- a CDS encoding homocitrate synthase/isopropylmalate synthase family protein, with protein sequence MDKKKIYIFDTTLRDGQQSPGAGMSFQDNIEYADLADKLKIDVLEAGFPSASKTDFEIVNTISKRMTERNSNMTVAGLCQLRKNQVEITMDALRPSLTIGKARVHVYLPVDPNLAQASLGSKNDNEQNIKNVYELIKLATDEGFEVEFSAEGYSRLGDTFDYVTDIFRAAVSAGVAVINCPDTIGGACEREGNEYFVHNMSKHAKIIKEEFPSSNIIWSAHCHNDLGLALENSMNAVFDGPATQVEGCINGVGERAGNASLEQCVMFINLFGKQEDCHYYNDIDIANFKTISDFIGNRMLSRQPHYPITGLNSARHTSGGHTNAILNNPLAYQPFHPESVGNEISFVFGPLSGGNHAKKIIEENGYTCDDKEKAKIAQQIKDIYHERRKGITDEELINAYKQIKSPINISNIDYGKSNGETYVDLKGNFFGNIDYRITDHGENSALSALLKGIQENIPDINISDYFSRSLKDAGINSKSETTIIIKAGENSPTVEGVAIDQDIEISSLKALITATNKLYVETNFRK encoded by the coding sequence ATGGATAAAAAGAAAATTTATATCTTTGATACAACTCTTAGAGATGGACAGCAATCACCTGGTGCAGGCATGTCTTTTCAAGATAATATTGAATATGCAGATTTAGCTGATAAGTTAAAAATTGATGTTCTAGAAGCTGGCTTTCCTTCTGCTAGTAAAACTGATTTTGAAATAGTAAATACTATCTCAAAAAGGATGACCGAAAGAAACTCTAATATGACTGTTGCTGGATTATGTCAGCTACGCAAGAACCAAGTTGAAATTACAATGGATGCTTTACGACCATCTTTAACGATAGGTAAAGCACGAGTTCATGTATATCTACCTGTAGATCCTAACTTAGCTCAAGCAAGTCTTGGTAGTAAAAATGATAACGAGCAAAATATCAAAAATGTTTATGAACTAATAAAACTAGCAACTGATGAAGGCTTCGAAGTTGAGTTTAGTGCTGAAGGTTACTCAAGACTTGGCGATACATTTGACTATGTAACAGATATTTTCAGAGCTGCTGTGTCTGCTGGAGTTGCTGTCATTAACTGTCCTGATACTATTGGTGGAGCATGTGAAAGAGAAGGAAATGAATATTTTGTTCATAATATGTCTAAGCATGCAAAAATTATCAAAGAAGAATTTCCAAGTAGCAATATAATTTGGTCGGCACATTGTCATAATGACTTAGGTTTAGCACTAGAAAACTCTATGAACGCAGTATTTGATGGTCCAGCGACACAAGTGGAAGGTTGTATCAATGGTGTTGGTGAAAGAGCTGGGAATGCTTCTTTAGAACAATGTGTAATGTTTATAAATCTTTTCGGTAAGCAAGAAGATTGTCATTACTATAATGATATTGATATTGCTAACTTTAAAACTATTTCTGATTTTATTGGTAATAGAATGCTATCAAGACAGCCTCACTATCCTATTACTGGTTTAAATTCTGCTAGACATACTTCAGGTGGACATACTAATGCTATTTTGAATAATCCTCTAGCATACCAACCATTCCACCCAGAATCAGTTGGTAATGAAATTAGTTTTGTATTTGGTCCATTATCAGGTGGTAACCATGCTAAAAAGATTATCGAAGAAAACGGTTATACTTGTGATGACAAAGAAAAAGCAAAGATTGCTCAACAAATAAAAGATATCTATCATGAACGTAGAAAAGGTATCACAGATGAAGAGCTAATAAATGCTTATAAGCAAATTAAATCGCCAATCAATATTTCAAATATTGATTATGGTAAATCTAATGGCGAAACCTATGTTGATCTTAAGGGTAATTTCTTCGGTAATATAGATTATAGAATTACAGATCATGGCGAGAACTCTGCTCTTTCAGCATTACTAAAAGGTATTCAAGAAAATATCCCTGATATAAATATTTCAGATTACTTCTCTAGATCATTGAAAGATGCGGGAATTAACTCTAAATCTGAAACTACTATTATAATTAAAGCTGGTGAAAATAGTCCAACAGTAGAGGGTGTAGCAATAGATCAAGATATTGAAATATCTTCACTTAAAGCCCTAATAACAGCAACAAATAAACTATATGTAGAAACAAACTTTAGGAAGTAA
- the efp gene encoding elongation factor P, with protein MANYSTNEFKGGLKVLIDGNPMVIVENEFVKPGKGQAFNRVKLKNLLNDRVVEKTFKSGESVEAADVEELTAAYSYFDGDSYVFMHPETFEQYMVSEESLGETKKWLKDQDEYEVILFNGQPISIIPPNFVNLEIIETDPGLKGDTAGTGGKPATLSTGAVVRVPLFVQTGEVIKVDTRTSTYVSRVKD; from the coding sequence ATGGCTAATTATAGTACTAATGAATTTAAAGGTGGTTTAAAAGTTTTAATTGATGGTAACCCAATGGTTATTGTTGAAAATGAATTTGTTAAACCAGGAAAAGGACAAGCTTTTAATAGAGTTAAGCTTAAAAACTTACTGAATGATAGAGTAGTTGAAAAAACTTTCAAATCAGGAGAGTCTGTTGAAGCTGCGGATGTTGAAGAACTAACAGCGGCATATTCTTATTTTGATGGTGACAGCTATGTATTTATGCATCCAGAAACTTTTGAGCAATATATGGTTTCTGAAGAAAGCCTTGGTGAAACAAAAAAATGGCTCAAAGATCAAGATGAATATGAAGTAATATTATTTAATGGTCAACCTATATCTATAATACCGCCTAATTTCGTAAATTTAGAAATTATAGAGACAGACCCTGGGCTAAAAGGCGATACTGCAGGAACCGGTGGCAAACCGGCTACATTATCAACTGGTGCAGTAGTTAGAGTTCCTCTGTTTGTCCAAACTGGTGAAGTAATCAAAGTTGACACAAGAACATCTACTTATGTATCAAGAGTAAAGGACTAA
- a CDS encoding type IV pilin protein has protein sequence MLNKKGFSLVELMVVIAIIAILASIGIPMYNNYILRNHRSEATAELLAAANAADNFEIRNGTFPSGNDINSFYNSTTKNGFYTLSYCSGEPSCSNVSYVLTATAQNSQTADTPCTSIELEVNGGIVNKTPAECWN, from the coding sequence ATGTTAAATAAAAAAGGTTTCTCATTAGTTGAATTGATGGTTGTAATAGCTATTATAGCTATCCTTGCTTCTATTGGTATACCAATGTATAACAACTATATTCTTAGGAACCATCGTAGCGAAGCTACCGCTGAATTATTAGCTGCTGCAAATGCTGCTGATAATTTTGAGATCCGTAATGGAACTTTTCCTTCAGGAAATGACATAAATAGTTTTTACAATAGCACCACTAAAAATGGATTTTATACTTTATCATATTGTTCTGGAGAACCTAGTTGCTCAAATGTAAGCTATGTTTTAACAGCTACAGCACAGAATTCTCAAACAGCTGATACTCCATGTACAAGTATAGAACTTGAAGTAAATGGAGGCATTGTAAATAAAACACCAGCAGAATGTTGGAACTAA
- the leuC gene encoding 3-isopropylmalate dehydratase large subunit, with protein MAKNIINKIWDAHVVKQIPDFPDILYIDRMLMHEVTSAQAFDKIRELNIPINNPKSIIATVDHSISTSPINRLEMKDKVAQAQVEKLRSNVKEFGIDFYDFESQHQGIVHVIGPELGFTLPASTLVCGDSHTSTHGAFGALAFGVGTSEVGHVLATNCILQYRPKTMKVEFVGKPSEQATAKDIIMKLIANIGIGGAGGYVIEYVGQAIKDMTMEERMTLCNMSIECGARAGLVSPDEKTFNYLKGKKYAPQGEDFDKAIEYWNSFISDENAHYDKTTKVDIKGLEPMVTWGINPQHAINISAKIPNLKDIPSHQHKLAQQAYDYTKFNADENIFGKEIQWAFVGSCTNGRIEDMRAVAEVLKGKKVADNVTMYIVPGSEQVRNIAISEGLDKVFADAGAQFRMPGCSMCLAMNDDKVPEGQRCISTSNRNFIGRQGKGSITHLASPQTVAASAVMGKICSVDKLNKEL; from the coding sequence ATGGCAAAGAATATTATAAATAAAATTTGGGATGCCCATGTTGTAAAACAAATACCTGATTTTCCAGATATTTTATATATCGACAGAATGCTTATGCATGAAGTAACTTCTGCTCAAGCTTTTGATAAAATTAGAGAATTAAACATTCCTATAAACAACCCAAAATCAATCATCGCTACTGTTGATCATAGTATCTCAACATCACCTATCAATCGTTTAGAGATGAAGGACAAAGTTGCTCAAGCTCAAGTAGAAAAGCTTCGTAGTAATGTTAAAGAGTTTGGTATTGATTTTTATGATTTTGAGAGCCAACACCAAGGAATTGTTCATGTAATAGGTCCAGAGCTTGGATTTACATTACCGGCTTCAACTCTTGTATGTGGGGATTCTCACACATCTACGCATGGAGCATTTGGGGCTTTAGCTTTTGGAGTGGGAACTTCTGAAGTTGGACATGTACTTGCTACTAACTGTATCTTACAGTATAGACCAAAGACAATGAAAGTAGAGTTTGTTGGTAAGCCTTCTGAACAAGCAACTGCTAAAGACATTATCATGAAGCTAATCGCTAACATTGGTATTGGTGGTGCTGGTGGTTATGTTATAGAGTATGTTGGTCAAGCAATCAAAGATATGACTATGGAAGAGCGTATGACGCTATGTAATATGTCGATAGAATGCGGTGCAAGAGCTGGCTTAGTTTCTCCTGATGAGAAAACATTTAATTACCTAAAAGGTAAAAAATATGCCCCTCAAGGTGAAGATTTTGATAAAGCGATAGAATATTGGAATAGTTTTATAAGTGATGAAAATGCTCATTATGATAAAACTACTAAAGTTGATATTAAAGGACTTGAGCCAATGGTAACATGGGGAATTAATCCTCAACATGCTATCAATATCTCAGCTAAAATTCCAAACTTAAAAGATATACCATCTCACCAACACAAATTAGCTCAACAAGCCTATGATTATACTAAGTTTAATGCTGATGAGAATATTTTTGGAAAAGAGATCCAATGGGCATTTGTTGGTAGCTGTACTAATGGTCGTATAGAAGATATGCGTGCTGTAGCTGAAGTACTAAAAGGTAAAAAAGTAGCTGATAATGTCACAATGTATATAGTTCCTGGTTCTGAGCAAGTGCGAAATATCGCGATATCAGAAGGTTTAGATAAAGTTTTTGCAGATGCTGGTGCTCAATTTAGAATGCCAGGTTGCTCAATGTGTCTTGCGATGAATGATGATAAAGTTCCAGAAGGTCAAAGATGTATTAGTACCTCAAATAGAAACTTCATTGGTCGACAAGGTAAAGGAAGTATAACTCATCTAGCATCGCCGCAAACAGTAGCAGCAAGTGCTGTTATGGGTAAGATTTGTAGTGTTGATAAATTAAATAAGGAGCTATAA
- the feoB gene encoding Fe(2+) transporter permease subunit FeoB — MKYALVGNPNCGKTTIFNALTGLNQKVGNWSGVTVDRKTGFFNSNNKKIEIVDIPGIYSLSVSDENSIDEQIAYSFIVEEKPNAIINVVDASNLNRSLYLTIQLIELGLPVILAVNMIDVANKKGSIVHFNKLAKTLGCKVLPIVAAKNIGIKDLKDALAETPKSSKFDLEEHYPKEVFSLEQQINSLRRNPLGNLWLATELLDNRDIQLSQEVQPKELERLKESIGTSENIDIAKLRYKAVSKIIQNTVETKKVSNLNFTKILDAICMNKYLGVPIFLFMMYLMFLFSITLGGAIQPMFDDLSHAIFVDGLAYYSNMIGLPVAVTGILANGLGTGINTVLGFIPQIGFLFIFLSILEDSGYMSRAAFVMDKFMQSIGLSGKAFVPLIVGFGCNVASIMAARTLETRKDRLMTLMMSPFMSCGARLAIFSVFASAFFPQNGATVIFLLYLAGIAGAIVTGYIIKFTFLKGDTAPFILDIPNYHRPSFKTVMIYSWNRLKSFLIRAGKVIVPVAIIVGSLNSITFNKTTALEYSAKKITPILNPMGINNDNWPATVGLITGTLAKEVVVGTLNTIYTQDDSNGIPEEFSFTDSLKESWDTTIENIKGIDLATLINPIEASKADASMDKGAMGNMVTKFGSMSAAFAYLLFVLLYIPCISVVGAMVRESTRGWAILSVLWSASIAYVAAVVVYQLINFIDHPGSSTIYIGIAMAYIFGIVFLMKYLSTKIKFVANLTGCSSCNSKSL; from the coding sequence ATGAAATACGCTTTAGTTGGAAACCCTAACTGCGGTAAGACAACAATATTTAACGCATTAACTGGACTAAACCAGAAAGTTGGTAACTGGTCAGGAGTTACTGTCGATAGAAAAACTGGTTTTTTCAACTCAAACAATAAGAAAATTGAAATAGTTGATATCCCTGGAATCTACTCACTATCTGTATCTGATGAGAACTCTATAGATGAGCAGATAGCATATTCATTTATCGTAGAAGAAAAACCTAATGCTATTATAAACGTCGTAGATGCGTCTAATCTAAATAGAAGCTTATATCTGACAATACAACTAATAGAGCTCGGCTTACCAGTTATATTAGCTGTAAATATGATAGATGTAGCAAATAAAAAAGGTAGTATTGTACATTTTAATAAACTTGCAAAAACTCTAGGATGTAAAGTTTTACCAATAGTTGCAGCTAAAAATATAGGTATCAAAGACCTTAAAGATGCTTTAGCAGAAACTCCAAAATCTTCGAAGTTTGATTTAGAAGAACACTATCCTAAAGAAGTATTTTCTTTAGAGCAGCAAATAAACTCTCTACGAAGAAATCCGCTTGGTAACTTATGGCTAGCTACAGAACTATTAGACAATAGAGATATTCAGCTTTCACAAGAAGTTCAACCTAAAGAGTTAGAGAGGTTAAAAGAATCTATAGGTACTAGTGAAAATATAGATATAGCTAAACTAAGATATAAAGCTGTATCTAAAATTATACAAAATACCGTAGAAACAAAAAAAGTCTCTAACCTGAACTTTACGAAAATACTCGATGCTATCTGTATGAATAAATATCTAGGAGTTCCTATATTTTTATTTATGATGTACCTAATGTTTTTATTTTCAATAACTTTAGGTGGTGCTATTCAACCAATGTTTGATGACTTATCTCATGCTATTTTTGTTGATGGATTAGCATACTATTCAAATATGATTGGACTTCCTGTAGCTGTAACAGGAATACTAGCAAATGGTTTAGGCACGGGTATAAATACAGTATTAGGCTTTATTCCTCAAATAGGTTTCTTATTTATATTTTTATCAATACTAGAAGATTCGGGCTATATGTCACGAGCTGCATTTGTCATGGATAAATTTATGCAATCAATCGGGCTATCTGGAAAAGCATTTGTTCCTTTAATAGTTGGGTTTGGCTGTAATGTTGCCTCAATTATGGCGGCTAGAACTCTTGAGACTCGTAAAGACAGACTTATGACTTTGATGATGTCCCCTTTTATGTCTTGTGGTGCAAGGCTTGCAATATTTTCTGTATTTGCCAGTGCTTTCTTCCCTCAAAATGGCGCTACTGTAATATTTCTACTCTACCTAGCTGGAATTGCTGGCGCAATTGTTACAGGATATATTATTAAATTTACTTTTTTAAAGGGCGATACTGCTCCATTTATCTTAGATATACCAAATTATCACAGACCATCTTTCAAAACTGTAATGATATACAGCTGGAACAGGCTCAAATCTTTTTTAATTAGAGCTGGTAAGGTAATTGTTCCAGTAGCAATTATTGTTGGTAGTTTAAATAGCATCACCTTCAACAAAACTACAGCTCTAGAGTACTCAGCTAAAAAAATCACCCCTATCCTTAACCCAATGGGTATAAATAATGACAACTGGCCCGCTACCGTTGGTCTAATCACAGGAACTCTAGCTAAAGAAGTGGTAGTTGGTACTTTGAATACTATTTATACTCAGGATGATAGTAATGGTATTCCTGAAGAATTTAGTTTCACAGATAGCTTAAAAGAATCTTGGGATACAACTATAGAAAATATCAAAGGTATAGATCTAGCAACACTTATAAATCCAATTGAAGCAAGTAAAGCTGATGCTAGTATGGATAAAGGTGCAATGGGTAATATGGTTACAAAATTTGGATCAATGTCTGCTGCATTCGCATATTTGTTATTTGTCCTTTTATATATTCCTTGTATTTCAGTTGTTGGTGCTATGGTTCGAGAATCAACTAGAGGTTGGGCTATACTATCTGTACTATGGAGTGCTTCTATCGCTTATGTCGCAGCTGTTGTTGTTTATCAACTAATAAATTTCATTGATCACCCTGGTAGCTCTACAATATATATTGGCATAGCCATGGCATATATTTTTGGAATAGTCTTCTTAATGAAATATCTTTCAACTAAAATCAAATTTGTTGCAAATCTTACAGGATGTTCTAGTTGTAATAGCAAGTCTTTATAA
- the ppdK gene encoding pyruvate, phosphate dikinase has product MSKFVYAFSEGNKSMRDLLGGKGANLSEMLNSGLPVPDGFTVTTEACLKYYDDRQKLCKNVRDQIFAHVTDLEKRTRKTFGGGNNPLLVSVRSGARVSMPGMMDTVLNLGLNDEVAKAMIAKTNNEQFVYDSYRRFIMMFADVVMDCEKKPFDKILDDKKEKRKVKNDCDLSAQDYRDIVAEYKNVYKDLVGSEFPTDPIEQLLAAVEAVFKSWNAERAIIYREINNISNNWGTAVNVQEMVYGNSGNNSGTGVAFTRNPSTGESELFGEYLINAQGEDVVAGTRTPAHISTLKDKMPEVFNDFVKIANNLEKVYKDMQDMEFTIEDGRLFMLQTRNGKRTAKAAIKIAVDMAKEGLISNEEAVMMVEPHLLEQLLHPKFDEKALASKRALGSALGASPGAASGRIYFDVESLLAAKARGEEKTILVRIETSPEDIAGMNACNGILTLRGGMTSHAAVVARGMGKCCVSGLESARIDEDKKTITFERGQIFSEGDYLSLDGTKGSVYRGIIKTVDPEVTEDFEEFMKFVDSVRKLRVRCNADTYKDATVAKAYGAEGIGLCRTEHMFFEEDRISYVRQMILAKDKKERQKALDKLLPVQQQDFEELFEAMDNLAVTIRFIDPPLHEFLPHETDEIDDLAREFNISYSELEARIEALNEMNPMMGHRGCRLAVTYPEIIEMQTKAIIYAAISSKRMGIEVKPELMIPLVSTLGEFKLLSGIVREVADTILKREKIDIDYKVGVMLETPRGAIGAGMLAEAGSEFFSFGTNDLTQMTFGFSRDDANKFIKDYLEHGILSFDPFARLDPKGVGKLMEIAKEGVKAVNPNAKMGICGEHGGEPYSVGFCHDLDLDYVSCSPFRVPIARLSAAQAKIYADKR; this is encoded by the coding sequence ATGTCAAAGTTTGTCTATGCCTTTAGCGAAGGTAATAAGTCTATGCGTGATTTACTAGGTGGAAAAGGTGCTAACCTTAGTGAAATGCTAAATAGCGGTCTTCCTGTTCCTGATGGCTTTACAGTAACTACAGAAGCATGTTTAAAGTACTATGATGATCGCCAAAAATTATGTAAGAATGTTCGCGATCAAATATTTGCTCATGTTACAGACTTAGAAAAGAGAACCAGAAAAACTTTTGGAGGTGGAAACAATCCTCTATTAGTATCTGTTCGCTCTGGTGCTAGGGTTTCAATGCCTGGGATGATGGACACTGTACTAAATCTTGGCCTAAATGATGAAGTTGCTAAGGCAATGATAGCAAAGACAAACAATGAACAATTTGTTTATGACAGTTACAGAAGATTCATAATGATGTTTGCTGATGTTGTTATGGACTGTGAGAAGAAACCTTTTGACAAAATTCTTGATGATAAAAAAGAAAAAAGAAAAGTAAAAAATGATTGCGACTTGAGTGCACAAGACTATAGGGATATTGTAGCTGAATATAAGAATGTATATAAAGATTTAGTTGGCTCAGAATTCCCAACAGATCCTATTGAACAGCTACTAGCTGCCGTTGAAGCAGTATTTAAATCTTGGAATGCTGAAAGAGCTATTATATATAGAGAAATTAATAATATCTCTAATAACTGGGGTACAGCAGTTAACGTCCAAGAAATGGTTTATGGGAACTCTGGTAATAACTCTGGCACAGGTGTTGCTTTCACAAGAAACCCTTCTACTGGTGAAAGCGAACTTTTTGGTGAGTACTTAATTAATGCTCAAGGTGAAGATGTAGTTGCAGGTACTAGAACTCCAGCACATATCTCAACCCTAAAAGATAAAATGCCAGAAGTATTTAATGATTTTGTAAAAATTGCTAATAACTTAGAGAAAGTATACAAAGATATGCAAGATATGGAGTTTACTATCGAAGATGGTAGACTCTTCATGCTACAAACCAGAAATGGTAAAAGAACAGCAAAAGCAGCAATTAAGATAGCTGTTGATATGGCTAAAGAGGGTCTTATCTCTAATGAAGAAGCTGTGATGATGGTTGAACCTCATCTTTTAGAGCAACTACTGCATCCAAAATTTGATGAAAAAGCTCTAGCTTCTAAGCGTGCTCTTGGTTCTGCTCTTGGTGCTTCACCAGGTGCTGCTAGCGGTAGAATATATTTTGATGTTGAATCTCTACTTGCAGCAAAAGCCCGTGGAGAAGAAAAAACTATCCTTGTAAGAATAGAAACTTCTCCAGAAGATATCGCGGGTATGAACGCTTGTAACGGTATCTTAACACTTCGTGGTGGTATGACATCTCACGCAGCAGTTGTTGCTCGAGGTATGGGTAAATGTTGTGTTTCTGGTTTAGAATCAGCAAGAATTGATGAAGATAAAAAAACAATTACATTTGAAAGAGGTCAAATTTTTTCTGAAGGTGATTATTTATCTTTAGATGGAACAAAAGGTTCTGTTTATAGAGGCATTATCAAAACAGTTGATCCTGAGGTTACAGAAGATTTTGAAGAATTTATGAAATTTGTTGATAGTGTTCGTAAATTACGTGTTAGATGCAACGCAGATACTTATAAAGATGCAACAGTTGCAAAAGCTTATGGTGCAGAAGGCATCGGTCTATGTCGTACAGAGCATATGTTCTTCGAAGAAGACCGTATTTCTTATGTTAGACAAATGATCCTAGCAAAAGATAAGAAAGAAAGACAAAAAGCTCTAGATAAACTCCTACCTGTACAACAACAAGACTTTGAAGAACTATTTGAAGCAATGGATAATCTAGCTGTAACAATCAGATTTATTGATCCTCCCCTACATGAGTTTTTACCTCATGAGACTGATGAAATAGATGATTTAGCTAGAGAATTTAATATTAGCTACAGTGAGCTAGAGGCACGTATTGAAGCTCTTAATGAGATGAATCCAATGATGGGCCACCGAGGCTGTAGACTAGCTGTTACATATCCTGAAATTATTGAGATGCAGACAAAGGCTATTATTTATGCCGCAATTTCAAGTAAACGTATGGGAATAGAAGTCAAACCTGAACTTATGATACCGTTAGTTAGTACTCTTGGTGAGTTTAAATTACTAAGTGGTATAGTTAGAGAAGTTGCAGACACTATCCTAAAACGTGAAAAAATAGATATTGACTACAAAGTTGGTGTAATGCTTGAAACTCCTCGTGGTGCAATTGGTGCTGGTATGTTAGCTGAAGCTGGAAGTGAGTTTTTCTCTTTTGGTACAAATGATCTAACTCAAATGACTTTTGGCTTTAGTAGAGATGATGCTAATAAGTTTATCAAGGACTATCTTGAGCATGGTATTCTGAGCTTTGACCCATTTGCCAGATTGGATCCAAAGGGTGTTGGTAAGCTAATGGAAATAGCTAAAGAAGGTGTTAAAGCTGTAAACCCTAATGCTAAAATGGGAATTTGCGGTGAACATGGTGGTGAACCATACTCTGTAGGATTTTGCCATGATTTAGATCTTGATTATGTATCTTGCTCGCCGTTTAGAGTTCCTATCGCAAGATTATCAGCTGCTCAAGCTAAAATTTATGCAGATAAAAGATAA
- the orn gene encoding oligoribonuclease, with protein MQSKDNLVWIDLEMTGLDVEECKIIEIATIITDKDLNIIAEAEPIAIYQPSEVLDSMNEWCIKTHGETGLTQRVKDSKISLEEAEQITLDFIKQYVPYQSSPLCGNSIWQDRRFLAKYMTKIDDYCHYRMLDVTSLKLLNEYWGDGQSFNKQATHKALDDIKESIAELKFYRQKLLSV; from the coding sequence ATGCAGTCAAAAGATAACTTAGTCTGGATTGACCTTGAGATGACAGGTCTAGATGTTGAAGAATGCAAGATCATTGAGATTGCGACCATCATTACTGATAAAGATTTAAACATCATCGCAGAAGCTGAACCTATTGCAATCTATCAGCCAAGTGAAGTTTTAGATTCTATGAATGAATGGTGTATAAAAACTCATGGCGAAACAGGCCTTACTCAACGAGTAAAAGATAGTAAAATATCTTTAGAAGAAGCTGAGCAAATAACTCTAGACTTCATTAAACAATACGTGCCTTACCAAAGCTCTCCATTGTGTGGTAACTCAATATGGCAGGATAGAAGATTCTTAGCAAAATATATGACAAAAATTGATGATTACTGCCATTATAGAATGCTAGATGTTACAAGCCTAAAACTTCTTAATGAATATTGGGGAGATGGTCAAAGCTTCAATAAGCAGGCGACTCATAAAGCATTAGATGATATTAAAGAGTCTATTGCGGAGCTAAAATTTTATAGACAAAAATTATTATCTGTTTAA
- a CDS encoding branched-chain amino acid transaminase has protein sequence MIDKIWKNGKIVSYEDAKVGIDTHSLHYGSSVFEGIRAYETPEGVAILKLKEHMERFVYSMNALGMTCKYTIEELCQAVLDIVKASGKKSCYIRPLAYYAEGGVSVLPAADHPIDITIYCLDMGKYMAADKVDIKVSKYIRIHPRSTVCDAKIGGHYVNSILASRETIGTHYHEALLLDIDGNVAEGAAMNVFFIKDGEVVTTPLGTILNGITRKIIIQIAQDLGYKVSERLFKVDEILEADEAFFCGTAAEVTPVASIDDCKIKNSDYTITKQIREVFENIKKGHAYKEFLTYTGA, from the coding sequence ATGATAGATAAAATATGGAAAAACGGGAAAATTGTATCTTATGAAGATGCAAAGGTTGGTATAGATACACATTCTCTACACTATGGCTCATCAGTATTTGAAGGCATAAGAGCTTATGAAACACCTGAAGGAGTTGCTATTTTAAAACTAAAAGAGCATATGGAAAGATTTGTATATTCAATGAATGCTTTAGGTATGACATGCAAATATACAATTGAAGAATTATGCCAAGCAGTGTTAGATATAGTAAAAGCTAGTGGTAAAAAATCTTGTTATATAAGACCTTTGGCATATTATGCAGAAGGTGGTGTTAGTGTGTTACCAGCAGCAGATCACCCTATTGATATTACGATTTACTGTTTAGATATGGGTAAATATATGGCTGCTGATAAGGTTGATATTAAGGTTAGTAAGTATATCCGTATTCATCCTCGCTCTACTGTCTGTGATGCCAAAATAGGAGGACATTATGTCAACAGTATTTTAGCATCTCGAGAAACTATTGGTACTCATTACCATGAAGCATTATTACTTGATATAGACGGAAATGTAGCTGAAGGTGCTGCAATGAATGTTTTCTTTATTAAAGATGGTGAAGTTGTCACTACTCCTCTAGGAACAATCTTAAATGGTATAACCAGAAAGATCATTATCCAAATAGCACAAGATTTAGGCTACAAGGTTTCAGAAAGATTATTCAAGGTTGATGAAATATTAGAAGCTGATGAGGCTTTCTTTTGTGGTACTGCTGCTGAGGTAACACCTGTAGCAAGTATAGATGATTGCAAAATCAAAAATTCAGATTACACAATCACAAAACAAATAAGAGAAGTTTTTGAAAATATCAAAAAAGGCCACGCATACAAAGAATTTTTAACTTATACAGGAGCTTAA